The Branchiostoma floridae strain S238N-H82 chromosome 7, Bfl_VNyyK, whole genome shotgun sequence region acgGAACAAAATGGCGGGGGGTCAATCTTGACAGATTCGTCAGACAATCGCGGAAGAAAGACGCGGTCAAGTTCGTTTCCTTCCCACCAGAGAAGGGAAACTTCTTGTTGGACATTTTTGTCGGAGTTGAGGGGGAGAAAAGTAacaagtttgtttgtaaatACATGATAAGTTGTGCTGAGGCGCTAAGTGACACTGCGAACTGTCTCGTACCGGAGTGGCAGGGGAACTGGGGACCGGGAAATCAGGTGCTAGAGAAGGGTGTGGTGCCAATATCTCACCGGTCATCTACCATCACCTGTAAGGACGGCAGGGCACAGGTACACTTTGCCCTATCACGTGATCTCCGCTTCAGCGCTAAGCTGTACGAGAACAGCATCCAAGACGGGCACCTGCTACGGAACGTCGCGCACGAGGTACGGGACGGGGTGGTCACGTTTCACATCGCCAACTCGCAAGTGGGGAACTGTGGTCTGGTGATCTACGCTCAAGACGCAGCCGGCGAGGAAGAGGGCGAAACTCCACCACTGTGCAGCTACATCGTCACAGGTGGAAAAGCTGACATTGATCCATTTCCAGAAGTTTCCAACGGCCTGTTCGGACCTATCGAGCCCCTGTTTACGCAGCGCGGGCTATCGGTGAGACCAAACGAAAGTGCGTTCTTCGAGACCAGCACAGGAGAGGTGGACATCAGAATCTTCACAAAGAGACCGCTGGTGTGGTCTCACAAGCTCACATGGGAGACCGCTGAAGAGAAGATAGACTTCAGCAACCACGTGTTTCGTCAGACGCAGGAAGAGGAGGCGCAGTTTTGGCTCCGGCTGCCCTGGGAAGGCTGGTATCGGCTCGCTGTGTTTGCCGAAGAGCTCGGCCACGAAGGCAGTCTGCGAAACGTCACGAACTACTGTGTCCACTGCACAGGCACGAAGCCGGTGTGCGAACCGTTCCCTTCTGTCAATGGCGACCAGTGGGGCAAAAACGTGCCCACATTTCGTGACCTTAAACTCTCAACAGACAGCCATTCCGACGCCTACATTCCTTGCCGATCCCGGGAAGTTGAAATCAGACTGTCGTCTGCAATACGAGTAGCTTTTCTCAGTCAgttcagacatgaagaaaaagaCATGTCGTACTACATGTGTGTGAGGTCACTCGATAATGGGAACAAAGGAGCGTTTCTTGTCCGTTTGCCCGAAAATGGTCAGTACTGCCTGGAGATCTTCTGCAAGGAGATAGACGACGAAGAACCCAGCACTGATGTTGTGAACTACTTGATACATTGCGAAAGCATGGCGCCTAAGAACGTCCGACAGTTTCCGCGCGTGTCTAACGCTTGCTGGGGTCCGATTTTTCCTCTGTTCACCGAGTTTCACCTCAAACTCGTCACTCACGCGGATCCTCTTGTTGTGTGCAATTCCGGTGCAATACGCCTGACTTTCGAAAACCCAAACGCAGTGGCTTTGACCTGGACGCTCAACCACTGGAACAACGGAGCAGAGAAAGACTGTAAAAACTATTGTTTCGTTCAGGAAAGTGCTGCAGAGGAAAACTGTTCTACTGCTCTCGTTCTCTTGCCGCTCAATGGTTACTACAAGTTCTCTCTGTACATTAAGGATACGAGTTACGGCGACAAACTATGCTGCGTTGTCAACTACCTGTTTGACTGCATGAGTCGGGTACAGCGATGTCCCCTGCTGCCGAGACCGCTGGAAGACTGGAGGCCGGAGTTTCGTGTTGACCAGCCCCTGACAAGAACACTTCCTATGGGAGAAACTGTTCGGTACAAGGTCAAAGTGCCCGGGGCTTATGATGTCGTCGTCATCACTTCAACAGGTAAAACAATACCCCCATAGGGCCTAGAGAAGGCAATCTATCTTTCTGTGTTAGTTACAGACTGGTATgttgttcatcttgaaatcaccTTACAGCCGTAAGGCTTGGTTATAATTgcctgggtgccagacaggaTCGGGCAGCTACCCAGTTTATTCGGGGGCCCAAGGCATTCAGCCCGCCAATTTAAAATTAGAGCTCCgaggagtttaagcccgaaggagagGGCAGCGAAACTCCGAGTAAACTGGATAGCACCCAGGGTAGGTTGCAAGGACAGAACTGTTATGGAAACACCCATTGTttataaatgataataaaaacacTGCCTAGTAGACCTCACAAAGTCTACTAGACATACCATACTTTTTTGTCATGGAGAATTTGATGACCATAAGCACAGTCTCAATGGTGTTCCTCAAAGTGGTATTCCCTGCAGGTGATCAATCGCTTTGTCTCATTACGATGTTGCTCTCCGCTGTTTCTAGGCTTCTTGTGCCACCTGAAGCAGACGGCAGCAGGACAGTGGGAGGGGCAGGTCACCGTGCCGCCGGACGAGGAGGACCGAGGAAAGCCGATGACGCTGGCTGCCAAGTTCAGCAAAGACGACCGCAAATTCTCCCTGCTGCTGGAATACAGAGTCGGTAAGTTGAATAACTATCAGTAGAGTCCATACAGGACCTACGGGCCACAACAAACATTTCTAAGAAAATTTGTGGATTGTTACATCATTACAGAGAATGTGTAAGAAGCTATGTATTTGCTTTGTTGTTGCTTGTATGCTATTGAACTAGCCGCACACTGAACTTTTGAGGAGCTTCATACTTTATATTCTAGGGTTCGTAGCACCAGAGTGAGTTCACTGGACTCCTTTCATGTACAATATGGGATCTGAGAGGTAGTGGTCATAGCGAGACACTTTTTGTTACAATGCAGCTACGGTACTATGATTGGCAGGTGCATCAGACGTTTTCACGATAAACTGTATTTTCTCTGACGCCTTACTTCAGGTGACAGCAGTTCGTCAGTACGGACTGTACTGTTTGAGACAGACCAGAAGGGTGGAACAGAGACGATGGTGCTGAGAAAGGCAGTAGACAGGTGGCAGAGAAGGGAGGCCCAACAGGGGCTGGAGGAGGCCTACCAGGGGTTCCTGAACAGGTTCGAGGAGGCCATCGTGGCAGACATGGACCCTACTCCCGTCGTTCCCAGGCTGGTGAGGGAAAACATCCTGACCGAACGAGAAGAGCTGAGCTGTAGGGAAAATGTGAGTCACACATACATCTGTATGCGCATATGCATGTTTTCTGCGCTAATCAAGTAAAGGAAGTGGTGAACACTTACAGAACAAGAGTAGACACTTTGGCAAATTACTTTGCGGCTTGCACTTCTATGCAAacttttcatatacatataactGTTATGACTTGTCCTTTTTTACCATTTGTCTTTGATCATTCTATTATACTCAACGCAAGTCTTTGAATTAATCTCTAGCTAGTTAAAATGATTTGAATCACTGTCCTTGTCACAAGTATGTTTCCTATCTCTACCACATGTATGCGTCCTACGTCTGTATCACATGCATGTTTCCTATGTCAATACTGCATGTATGTTTCCCATGCCTCTACCTCGTGTATGTTTCCTACGCCTCTACCACGTGTATGTTTCCTATGTCTTAACCAAATGTATGATTCCCAGGCCATTGTACTTGATATTAGCCTTCGGAcgcgaacttgcaaataaacttactCAACGCGGTCTGCCTGCAGGTAATACTGAACCCCCCTGCGGCTAACCGGACGGTAGTGCGCGCGGTACGGAGGGAGGGAGAGGACGCCTTCCTGGCGTTCCGGGACTCCCTACAGGACTCAAGTCAGGTGGAGATAGTCAAGCTCCTTCAGGACGTTATCGTCGACCAACCAAAAGGTACCAGTCCAGCCTTAACTTCCGCAACGCGTTAGAGAGACGTTCACAAATCGGTGCATTGCCCGAGTCGTTATTgccttctctgcttagcactcagaaGGTAGAAAATAGTATAGTAGAATttagttgaacacacatcactaccagtggacttgCCCCTGCTGGAGTGATTGCACACAGGTGTGTGGCCAAAGGGACATTGAAAGGGAGATGGTCGCCGATCTGTGCATTATGTGATGCGGGAAGGACTCAAACTTAATTCACGTTGCTTTATCATGTCTAAGATTGTGTTTCAAAAGGCTAATCAACTAAAATGTACTCAAATGACAACAAATGTtcgattcagcaccaaggacagcaacacTTAGCACAAGACCTATACGTTAAGAATGTTATTTCTCGGGTTGCATGACTTTCCGTGCCGgattatgctgcaaaaatgtaatgTATGAAAACAATTTTGCCACCCTTCAACCTGTGGCATATAATGCGGTTTTCAGGCAGAGCAAAGATACAGAGGGTCCACCTTCTACCTGTCCAAGATGGCTGTTCAGATGTATTTGACGTCAACTTAAAAAAACAGTGATATATGTTCAAAAACTAATAGCCTGGGGAAAGAGTACACCCTGGCATATATATTATGTTCCCAGACATGGCCGTGCGGAAGAAGCTCCATGACGCCATCAGGTCCCGGAACAGGAAGCGGCTGCTGACGGCGATGGAGGAGTACAGGGCGCTGGGGCTGAACGCGGAGGATCCCATCCTCAAGAGCGCCGAGAAAGCACTGGAGATGCTGCACGTTAGACAAGGTACTAACTCTGTCTTCGTATTCCAGCAACTGttcaatttcaacatttcttgCATTGAGGGTTAATGAAGACCGGTCATATTTTGGGATGGTCCCAATTGTCTTTGTCTTTCaagtacataattatgtattttCTTACACAACTCAGTTTTGTATCTGTTATCTTAATTCAAATGTTGCAGGTTTTGTACAAGTTGCGGCAAGcagctgttcacagacagacagacaaatgcaaacaaacaagcacaatcgcacacgcaagcacacaccaaaaaacaaaaccttcttaGCGAAGGTACAACCAAATTTAATGATATCGTTTCACTATTACCTTCTCCAGTTCTCCGTGACGCCATCTCCGCTAGGCGGCGGGACCCCCTGGAGAGAGCGCTGTCCATGGCGGCACCCCACCGGCACGACCTGACGGACCTCCTGGAGCAGGCGGAACTCGTCATCGCGAGCCTGGCGCGTCTCGAGTCGTTACGTCACCAGATCTTGGAGATGAACCAAAGCACAGTATCAGGTAAGAGTGGTTTTTAGGCTTATTCTTGGATATCCACTCTCACGTATTTCAGAGTAACCGCTTGACGGGAAAGTCTACTAAAGTATTCGTCATCTTACCAATGTACAACTTAACTTTCCTGATTGTCGTCTCTCTCCACAGAAATCAGAAGTTACGCGCACCCACCTCCTGCCGTAGAGAGGGTCATGTCGGCCACGTTCCTGTTGCTTGGAAACCAAGAATCGGACATTTTAGTAGGCACTTTTCATGAACTTGTATTAACTACTAGTAATATTCAAGTCTTCGccgggtgtgtgtgtgtgtggggggggggggtgctttatAACCACTTTACTACTGTAGTAACACTGCCTATTGCTGAATGGATAAGGTAAAACACATTTCCATAGGCCATTTTCTATTGGCATTAACGTTGCCGATGTTATGCACAGTCAAGGAAAGTTCCATGCAGACATTTGTTTTAAATCCGTAGTTCTCAGAAATGCGTGTAAGCTTATAACGTGGAGGTAAGTGAAATATGACGTTGTTTTCAGGACTGGAAGTCTCTCCAGGCGCTGATGGGTAAGACCGGACAGGACGGCCTGAAGCGCCGTGTGCAGCTGTGCGAGCAGAGCGCCATCACCATGGATACGGCCATGAAGGCCAAACTGCTGCTGGAGGGGCTGGACCTGGGCGTGGTGAGGGATGTGAGCGCTGGGGCCGCCGCGTTCTACATTTGGGTGAGTATGTGTTTCCATACGGACATTGAGATGGGCTGTAGTCTGTGGTTGGAAGACAAGGGGCGATCAAGTAATAGATTTACATTTATGGGCGGGAAATATGAAGTTTGAGATTTGGTTCAAGTGAAAAGAAAGGAGGCTGATCAGGAATCAATTCCTATCCAATCAGAACACAAACAGGCACATCACTAACTCAACTTGTAGATAACTCTCTCTTGTCACTACAAACGAACTCCAAGACCAAGTCTGACTTACCATGCTGAGGAAGAGATAGACTAGTATAGACAGAGTGCCCTAAAGTAGCTATAGCAACTTTTTATTGTGTGTCATTGTAAAAAGTAAGTCCTAACATATGTTTTTAGGAGAGAGCCGTAGGTTTGCGACTTACCTAGACATCACCGTCTCTCACTGATCCTTTTCCCGCTAGATGAAACATTGCTACGATTTCTTCCAGGTAAAAGGACTGATCCGAGAGGTGGAGGACGCCGCTTCTGTACAGTCAGACTGAGGCATGACGTTTTTGCGAAGAACTACAGAGGGAAGTCGTTTACTTGGACAAGTTTTATTGCCCGTCGTCTCAAAACAAATACCCAGCACAGCAGACAAGTTTCACCTGCCTAGTATTACTATTCCTTAAGACATACTAACTTCAAGAAATACCTTTAGACTGTAAAGTAATATGAAGGCACAGAAAAGACTCGCCGTATTGTAGAACATAAAGATAAggcaagaaaaaatacatttaagtgTAGATCAAAAGTGTACCTTGCGTCTCCCAAATGCAGACTTAGAGATACTCAGAGCAGCCATGTCTAGAATACGCTGAACCAAACATCTCAGTTGCAATATTTAACAAAAAATCCAAACTCAATTTAACAAAGTAACCTAATTCTATTGTTGAAATAGTAAGGTTCTGATTAGATAGTTCTGATACATACACGAAATAGTAACATAATTAGATTCTTATGAGGCTTGATTTTCTGACCCAATACTCAATTGATTTCATTGATGCTACGTATAAACTTATTATGTTCTTACTATTTGTTGCAAAGACATGACGCATGACAAACGTATCACTTATATGCCACATTACGTATTATAACATGTACCGGTAGGCGAAAACAATAAACTGAAATGCTCTATGATATGCCCAAATACGTCTCTATTTTGTATCAAGCTGTACCCTTCCTTACAAAGTGAGGACTCTTCCCATCTTGTGGGTGCAAATCACGGAAGAAGAGTGAAGAACAGCCCTGCGAGGAAACACATGAGACCGACCATCGGCTTTGCTGTTCCCGCTGCCCCTACTGTACCACCGAGAACACCGATCATGCGTAACGGGCCCCCGCTGCCGTCTCCGATCTTCATCGGCAGGGCGTACACGATCGCGCCCTTCGTGGGCAGCTGGTCCAGGTGGGCCACGTTCTCAAACCCTGGCACGTTGGCTCCGAACAGGATTTGATGCACCTCGAACGTCTAAAggtttaaaacaaaagaaagaactCGATTGGCATACGTAGAACTCGTATGAAAATGTGTTCTTCCGTCAAGCTGTAAGAATAAGGTCATGACTTTAGGTAGAGAAATACGCGGTGCAATGTTTTAGTACTTACAGTGGACTGTCCGTAGTCAAGAGAGGCCGTGTCGATACCAACAGCGTGCATGCCACGATTCTGCACGAGCCAACGAGCGCCATCTGGGTGTATTCCAGGGAAGTGCAGTAGAGACGTGTTCTTGGTGTCTGTGCCGAGGTACTGGCTCTTGTCGGGCCAATACTTGCCCCAACCGGTCTTTACTGCAAGGGAGTATGCAATACTTTATTGTAATCATCAAGGAATTTATTGTAATCATCATATAACCTCATTGTACTCATTAAGATAGGAATCATAGTTACTGCACTCAAAGCAAAGCATTTTTAGCATTGGATGGAAGGTAGCTGCATTGACCAGGATGATTGTAATTCCTGCTAATTATGCTAATATTGAGAATAAAATAAGTTACGAAATTATACCTACCAAACAGTAAGCAGCCATCAGGGATCCTGCCGTGCGTATTTTCCCAGTCCTGGAAGTCCTGTGCGGTGACCATGTATTCCGCATTACCAGTTGTCTTGGCGGATATGTCCACCACCACGGCTGGTCCCATCAGCCGCTCGATGGGAATGTCGTCCGCTGCAGGAAGATGTTTCATTTGCTAATTATTCCATTTAAACGTATTAGACGTATGCTATGTAAGAAATGTTCTTGGTGTAACTGTTCTTTTCATATTCAGAGAGTATTAGACTATGGCTATTATATAAGTTCCTCAGAATCACATTAGTATGTGCGTTCCGAATgactggccgccatcttggatctatgCTCCCAACCAACATGGAGGCATTGCTCTGACGTCACGCAAATATGGGTAATAAATGATTCCCATAGAATCACATTAGTATGTGTTTTTCCGAATGACTAGTCGCCATCTTAGATCGATCCAACATACCAACATGTCGGCACTTGCTCTGACGTCACGCGCTCTGACGTCATCTATTTGAATGACTTACTTCTCCAATTGTTCCTACTGAAGTGCGCAGGCGCGTCCAGATGGGTACCCCCGTGTTCTGCCGCCTCCAGTTCAGAAGACTCGAACCAGAAACCTCCGGTTGTGTAGTTCCTGAacacgtttgtcagcctgaaaGACTTTAACGTGGGCCAGTAGATGGTGGTCCCGTCAAATGTGTAGGTCATGTCAATCAC contains the following coding sequences:
- the LOC118419454 gene encoding uncharacterized protein LOC118419454, with the protein product MGCGSSLDMAKSDNAAKRPLGHGVEDGAGNGTIFSLEGARKLLHKDWMPAVPSENRQGWKKACSICELYDDKPQTTPTPDGLMTYAIVDTNRETKHVIHMPSSETENTVFKDIDDYAVKTPKSMIENFSSLIGHLTEPCTTELEKARVIFRWVTFQDIVNMQFTSEPKEDSPEWHLKEIKEKREFHSALFSQLCSHAGLRYEVVNGYTKGVRCLPGTSLEGTDHRGSWTLVLIDDRWGIIDTSWGSHHMIDDDMEELEEVYSVEEFYFLPDPSRYIISHYPDVDDMQLLPKPISLTDFESHVKCWPDFFSYHLKLLSHHQGLLKTTDGEVTIYIGFRPEDHNKVKFTHHFKMADNGTKWRGVNLDRFVRQSRKKDAVKFVSFPPEKGNFLLDIFVGVEGEKSNKFVCKYMISCAEALSDTANCLVPEWQGNWGPGNQVLEKGVVPISHRSSTITCKDGRAQVHFALSRDLRFSAKLYENSIQDGHLLRNVAHEVRDGVVTFHIANSQVGNCGLVIYAQDAAGEEEGETPPLCSYIVTGGKADIDPFPEVSNGLFGPIEPLFTQRGLSVRPNESAFFETSTGEVDIRIFTKRPLVWSHKLTWETAEEKIDFSNHVFRQTQEEEAQFWLRLPWEGWYRLAVFAEELGHEGSLRNVTNYCVHCTGTKPVCEPFPSVNGDQWGKNVPTFRDLKLSTDSHSDAYIPCRSREVEIRLSSAIRVAFLSQFRHEEKDMSYYMCVRSLDNGNKGAFLVRLPENGQYCLEIFCKEIDDEEPSTDVVNYLIHCESMAPKNVRQFPRVSNACWGPIFPLFTEFHLKLVTHADPLVVCNSGAIRLTFENPNAVALTWTLNHWNNGAEKDCKNYCFVQESAAEENCSTALVLLPLNGYYKFSLYIKDTSYGDKLCCVVNYLFDCMSRVQRCPLLPRPLEDWRPEFRVDQPLTRTLPMGETVRYKVKVPGAYDVVVITSTGFLCHLKQTAAGQWEGQVTVPPDEEDRGKPMTLAAKFSKDDRKFSLLLEYRVGDSSSSVRTVLFETDQKGGTETMVLRKAVDRWQRREAQQGLEEAYQGFLNRFEEAIVADMDPTPVVPRLVRENILTEREELSCRENVILNPPAANRTVVRAVRREGEDAFLAFRDSLQDSSQVEIVKLLQDVIVDQPKDMAVRKKLHDAIRSRNRKRLLTAMEEYRALGLNAEDPILKSAEKALEMLHVRQVLRDAISARRRDPLERALSMAAPHRHDLTDLLEQAELVIASLARLESLRHQILEMNQSTVSEIRSYAHPPPAVERVMSATFLLLGNQESDILDWKSLQALMGKTGQDGLKRRVQLCEQSAITMDTAMKAKLLLEGLDLGVVRDVSAGAAAFYIWVKGLIREVEDAASVQSD